The genomic DNA TCACCCAGACCTCGGGCGCGGCGACCTCGTCGAGCGTCTGGACCAGCTCGTCCCAATCGGCGTGGTCGGAAATGACCAGGGGCAGTTCCACGCCGCGCTGGCGCGCCCGCTGGCGGACACGCATCCAGCCGGAGGCCATCGCCACCACCGGGTCGGTCAGCCGGCGTGCCCAGCGGTCGGCCACCGCGCCGGGCGGGGCCAGCACCAGGGCGCCCTTCAGCTCCTCCTTGGCCGCAACGGTGGCCGGGCGAAGCTCGCCCAGAGGCACGCCGAAGCCCTCATAGAGTTTGCAGATCGGCTCCAGCGCGCCGTGCAGATAGATCGGCCGGTCGTAGCCCGCGGCGCGCAGCAGGGAGATCACCCGCTGGCATTTGCCCAGCGCGTAGGCCCCGACGACATGGCTGCGCTCCGGAAAGATCGACAACGAGTGCAGCAGCTTGTCGATCTCCCCCAGGTCCGGCGGATGGCGGAAGACCGGCAGGCCGAAGGTCGCCTCGGTGATGAAGACGTCGCAGGGCACCGGCTCGAATGGGGCGCAAGTGCGGTCGAAGCGCCGCTTGTAATCGCCGGACACCACCACCCGCGTGCCCGCATGCTCCAGCACCACCTGCGCGCTGCCCAGCACATGGCCGGCGGGCACCAGACGCACCGTCACGTCGCCGATGCGGATCGCCTCGCCATAGTCGAGCGTCTGCGTCGCCGCCCCCGCCCCCTCGCCCAGCCTTTGCCGCATGATGGCGAGCGTCCCGGCGGTGGCGAGCACATGGGCGTGGCCGGGCCGGGCGTGGTCGGAATGGCCGTGGGTCACCACGGCGCGGTCCACCGGACGCAGCGGGTCCACGTAGAAGCCGCCGGGCTCCACATAGAGTCCCTCGGGGCAGACCTTCATCCAGCGTTCGGCGGGGGGGCGGGCGGGGCTTTGTGCAGGCATGTCCTGCAATATAGGCCGTCCTCGCGAAAGGACAAAATTCCGATTCCTCCGGTTGCGCCGGCGCGAACCACGGCGCAGGATGCGGGAGAATGAGGGAGACTCCGAC from Azospirillum brasilense includes the following:
- a CDS encoding ligase-associated DNA damage response exonuclease; its protein translation is MKVCPEGLYVEPGGFYVDPLRPVDRAVVTHGHSDHARPGHAHVLATAGTLAIMRQRLGEGAGAATQTLDYGEAIRIGDVTVRLVPAGHVLGSAQVVLEHAGTRVVVSGDYKRRFDRTCAPFEPVPCDVFITEATFGLPVFRHPPDLGEIDKLLHSLSIFPERSHVVGAYALGKCQRVISLLRAAGYDRPIYLHGALEPICKLYEGFGVPLGELRPATVAAKEELKGALVLAPPGAVADRWARRLTDPVVAMASGWMRVRQRARQRGVELPLVISDHADWDELVQTLDEVAAPEVWVTHGREEALVHHATQRGIRARALALVGFEEEGA